ATTTAAGAAAATGCGCAACAGATTAGATCGTATTTGCCACTCTGTATGAGAAACAGTTTTGAGTTCTTCCACACTTTTTTTAAGAGAGATTTCTTCCACACTTAATTTCTGTGTGACATATTATAAATGTTCGTATGTCAAGCaggttaataaattgtgggagGAGTTGGAAGGATACAAGAAGAAGCTCGAACGGTCTGAAGCTATCTTTTCAGCTTCAAAAACAGAAGCCAAGCCAGAAGGTGTAAGACCAACGCATAAAACTGGCCTTCTTGGTCTTATTGGGAAAAAAGTTGACAGCATAGAATTCTACTCTGAGAAGATCAATGAGCTAGTCCCAAAGTTGGAATCTGAACAGAAGGCTACTCTCAGAGAGAAGCAGAAGAATGCTGCTTTAGTCTTCTTTAATAACCGGACAAGTGCAGCTTCTGCAGCTCAAAACTTACATGCACAAATCGTTGATAAATGGACAGTTCTGGCAGCTCCAGAACCCCGCCAGCTTATCTGGCCTAATCTTTATATCAATTTCATTCAGAGGCAAGTCAGGCAGTATGTTGTGTATTTCATTGTGGCCCTGATGATTTTCTTCTACATGATTCCAATTACTGCAGTTTCGGCTGTTACCACGCTCGATAACTTGAGGAAGTTTCTGCCATTTTTGAAGCCAATTGTGAACATAAATGCAGTCAAGGCAATTTTAGAAGCTTACTTACCTCAGTTAGCTCTGATTATCTTCTTGGCTCTGCTGCCTAAGTTACTACTCTTTCTATCTAAATCTGAGGGCATTCCTTCAGAGGGACATGCACAGAGGGCTGCTTCTGGGAAATATTTCTATTTCACAGTGTTGAACGTGTTCCTTGGAGTCACTTTGAGTGGTGCATTGTTCAGAACATTCAAGAGCATCCAGAAAGATCCAAACTCTCTTGTTCCCTTGTTGGCAAGTAGTCTTCCAGGCAGTGCAACTTTCTTCCTTACCTTTGTGGCTCTCAAGTAAGCTTCGATTCTAAGATCATTCAActtcattttggtttttcatttaaattctATGTCTAATGAGTGTAGATTGAGAATCTAAGTCTAGCGATTGTTACTAGCAAACTGATTATGGTTCTATTGTGCATCATAGGTTCTTCGTCGGTTTTGGTCTTGAACTATCTAGGATAGTTCCTCTTATCATATTtcatttgaagaagaaattccTTTGCAAATGTGAAGCTGATGTGAAGGATGCTTGGACTCCTGGAGATCTTGGTTATGGAACTAGAATTCCTGGTGACTTGCTCATTTTTACTATAGTCCTCTGCTACTCCATCATAACACCTCTGATTGTTCCATTCGGCGTCATATATTTTGGTCTTGGATGGCTTATTCTTCGCAATCAGGTAACGTAAATCAATCGTAGATCTGATTGGCAAAATGTAACAACTAAGCCCATTTTCTGCCTTTTGGATCTTTCTTTTGTTGTGTTAATGTGTATGACCTTTTTTTACAGGTCCTGAAAGTTTATGTTCCTTCCTATGAGACCTATGGAAGAATATGGCCACATATATTCAACCGTATCGTAGCGTCTCTCCTATTGTACCAACTTACCATGTTCGGTTTCTTCGGAGTGAAGAAATTTTTCTATGCTCCAATCTTAATTCCACTTCCCATAATTTCCTTGATATTTGCCTTCCTTTGTCACAAAAAGTTCTACCGATCTTTCGCTGATACCGCTCTTGAAGTTGCTCGTAGTGAGTTGAAGGAAGTTCCTAACATGGAACAAGTGTTCAGGTGTTTCATTCCACCAAGTTTGAGCTCTGAGAAGGTTGATGACGACCAATTCGAAGATGCACGGTCTCAAGTTTCGAGAACAGGATCATTTGTTTGATAGAAATTTACGTCGTTCTTGGTTTGTCCACGAATCTTGTGTGAAAGTTAGATGAAAAATGTTGATAGTTTGCATTAGGGATTAAGAAGTTAGGTTGTGATTAATGTACACCTCACTTTGTGTTTATGGTTTTCCCCCTTGGTTTAGTTTAATAGCCATGAGAAAGGTATCATGTGTGTACAAGAAGAATGAATGATCCATAGCAATTCTTCAATGTCTTCTGTATTTAATGAAACTCAAAGTGTTATTTCCTTTCTTTCCAGATTACATGTGGATAATCCTTTCATGTATGAACAGTGtgttattatagtttatatttgagGTATAGATTATTATAGTCTAATTTATAATACTCTAGGGTGCATATTAATTTAGTGTGTTATAATAGTCTGTATTTAGAGTACAAGTTATTAGAGTTTGAATTATAACTGTACTCGAATTTTGAATCTATATTAGAGTTTAcatgaaatatcatattttgaaaatataatttaaactatatgttttaccaattttgtaaaattaattggattttaatttaattttttgtcattttgttATAGAATTCAAAATATGGTAATGTgtttttcttaataaatttgactttttgtcataaaattgttattttgttaatcattgtattaattttaaattgtgttGGTAATTGGCTTTAATGTGATTCTTGAATAAAAACCAACTGTAATTGGCTTGATATCTAAATTTGTAAAACTGGGTTGACTTTTTGTTAAAACAGTTTTTTTTACCGTCATAAAATGAGGAAGAAATtatctttgaatttttgttatAGAAGTCATAATATGGTAATGTGATTTTGttaataattctaatttttgttataaaattgttattttttttatatatattattgtattCATTTTAAACTGGTTTAGTAACGGGCTTCAATGTGATTATTGAGTAAAATTCAATGGTAATTAGACCGAGTTGGTTGCTAATGTGTAGTATGAACAAAAAACCCCAATAAATGGGAATAGAGTCCATGGGTAATCATGAGCAAAAAACAGTAATTATGAGTAAAAAAGCATAAGTAATATGTGTCCACATGACGTAATCatgaacaagaaacaaaaaaaatgtgtaTTCACCTGGTGTAATCATGaacaaaaaacagaaaaaaaaaaatatatgttcttaAAGTAAGTCCATCATTACACAtacattttctattttatcatagtaacaaatatatataaatatattctcGCATAAATCTCAAGCCACTGAAGTTGTATGCTAGTTGTCTATCTTGCCAAGAGCACACAAAAGTAAAGATTAGTCacgtaaaaatgaaaattttgtaaCCATTCTTCAAAAGATTTACATAAagcaaaagggaaaaagaaagttTAACCTTAGCAAGAGAGAGTGGGGACGCGATTGTTTTTTAATAAGTCCAATCCCAAAACAAGGTATAAGGGAAAACATTAGtatattatataaaactaaaaacaatataGGGAGGAGTGAAGACACATGATAAGAAACTAAAGGAGGAAGATGAAAATGACATACCAATTGCATTTAGAAAGTAGATGGAATGGGAGGGTCCTTAAAATTGAAGGGAAGTGATATCAATATATAAAGAACACAATTGATGTCAAATAAAGGCTAAGAGCACCATTTGAGAACAAAGTGAATGAGTTTGAAATAAACCTATCCAATAAAGAGTAACTAACAACTAATGTGAATCATCCTAAAAAGGAGATATGACAATCCAATGAACCAAATAAACAGTACCAACGtactatattttattcattgagaTTCAAATTTCAGAATATATCATGAATAATGGTAAATCAGAAAACAACAACCTAGATACATAGACCAATAAATCGATGATTTTGAAATAAACCTACTCAATAAAGAGTACCTAACAACTAATGTCAATCACTATACAATAAACCATTCTAAGGGGATATGACAATCCAATCAACCCAAAAAACAGAACCAAAGTACTCTTATCAATCAATGTACAATAAAGAAAACAGACCTAAAAAACAGGGGATTGACCAACCAATGTAAatctattataaaaa
The nucleotide sequence above comes from Benincasa hispida cultivar B227 chromosome 3, ASM972705v1, whole genome shotgun sequence. Encoded proteins:
- the LOC120073220 gene encoding CSC1-like protein ERD4, producing the protein MDFSSFLTSLGTSFVIFLVLMLVFAWLSSRPSNHVIYYPNRILKGLDPTGGSRSRSPFAWIVEALSSSEKDVISMSGVDSAVYFVFLATVLGIFVLSAVVLLPVLIPIAVTDDGIKNAKMNNTQSVGTFSELDNLSMGNINLRSNRLWAFLLATYWVSFVAYYLTWKAYNHVSALRAQALMAPEVKAEQFAIIVRDIPPVPEGQTRKEQVDSFFRNIYPDTFYRSMIVTDNKQVNKLWEELEGYKKKLERSEAIFSASKTEAKPEGVRPTHKTGLLGLIGKKVDSIEFYSEKINELVPKLESEQKATLREKQKNAALVFFNNRTSAASAAQNLHAQIVDKWTVLAAPEPRQLIWPNLYINFIQRQVRQYVVYFIVALMIFFYMIPITAVSAVTTLDNLRKFLPFLKPIVNINAVKAILEAYLPQLALIIFLALLPKLLLFLSKSEGIPSEGHAQRAASGKYFYFTVLNVFLGVTLSGALFRTFKSIQKDPNSLVPLLASSLPGSATFFLTFVALKFFVGFGLELSRIVPLIIFHLKKKFLCKCEADVKDAWTPGDLGYGTRIPGDLLIFTIVLCYSIITPLIVPFGVIYFGLGWLILRNQVLKVYVPSYETYGRIWPHIFNRIVASLLLYQLTMFGFFGVKKFFYAPILIPLPIISLIFAFLCHKKFYRSFADTALEVARSELKEVPNMEQVFRCFIPPSLSSEKVDDDQFEDARSQVSRTGSFV